TGAGGCAGAATTTGCTCAAGGGGAGGATGTTGTGCTTGGCGCGATCATTAGCCATCGCCTTGGTCATGTGCTCGAAGAGTTGCTGGCGGTTGGAGGCCTCGGTGAGGTCGATGAAGTCGATGACGATGATGCCGCCCATATCGCGCAGTCGGAGCTGTCGGGCTATCTCTTCGGCGGCGGCGATGTTGACGTTGAAGGCCGTCTTTTCCTGCTCGGTGTTCCCCTTGACGCGGTTGCCACTGTTGACGTCGATGACGTGCATGGCCTCGGTGTGCTCGATGATGAGGTAGGCGCCGCCTTTGTAGGTGACGGTGCGGCCGAAGAGCGACTTGATCTGCTTCGTGACGCCGAAGTTGTCGAAGATGGGGAGCTCGCCGGTGTAGAGCTTGACGATTTCTTTCTGTTCGGGAGCGATGAGGCTGACGTAGTCGTAGACGCTCTCGAAGACGTGTTGGTCGTTGACGTAGATGTTTTGGAACGAGGCGTTGAAGATGTCGCGCAGCAGGGCGACGGTGCGGGCCGTTTCCTCGTAGATGACGAGTGGGGCTTTCGTCTTGGCGGCCACTTTGAGGATGTTGTCCTCCCAGCGTTTTTGTAGGATGCGCAGCTCGCCGTCCAGTTCGGCCACGCGTTTGCCCTCGGCGGAGGTGCGGACGATGACGCTGAAGTTTTTCGGCTTTACGCTTTGGATGAGTTGGCGAAGGCGGGCTCGCTCTTCGCTCGATTTGATTTTGGTGGAGACGGATATTTTGTCCGCAAAGGGGATCAGGACGAGGAATCGTCCGGCGAAGGATATTTCGGCCGTCAGTCGTGGGCCCTTTGTCGAGATGGGCTCTTTGGCTATTTGCACCAGTATCTCGTCGCCCACGGTTAGGGCGTCGCCGATGGTGCCGTCCTTATCGATGTCGGGCTGTAGGCTGACTTTCTGCACGGGCTGTCGGCGTTTGGGGTCGCCCCGCCACTGCTTGAGGAACTTCTGTTGCGTCTTGAACGTGGGGCCCAGGTCTTGGTAGTGCAGGAAGGCTTCCTTTTTATATCCCACGTCGACGAAGGCGGCGTTCAGCCCCGGCAGTAGCTTCTTGATGCGTGCCAGATAGATGTTGCCCACGGCGAAGGAGTCGCTCTGCTGTTCCTTTTGCAGTTCCACCAGGCTCCTGTCCTCGAGTACGGCGATCGAGATCTCGTCACGCTTGACGTCTACAATTAATTCGCTTACCACAATTTGATCTTGTTGCTTATTCGTGTATATATGAAATGGAAGAACAAACGTAAAAGCTGAGCGCTCAGAGTTTGTTCTTCCAAAAGTTCCGGGGTTGAGACTTACTTCTTCTTATGCCGATTCTTTCTCAGTCTCTTCTTACGCTTGTGCGTGGACATCTTGTGTCTCTTTCTTTTCTTTCCGCTTGGCATGACTTTGAATAATTAAATGGGTTATATAAGTGTTCCTGTTTTATTTGTTCGCTACTTGATTCATGAAGATTCGAGCTGGCTTGAATGACGGGATGTCGTGCTCGGGAATGATCATCGTGGTGTTCTGTGAGATGTTTCTGGCGGTCTTTTGCGCGCGTCTCTTGACGATAAAGCTGCCAAATCCACGGAGGTACACGTTCTCGCCTGCTGCGAGTGATTTCTTTACCTCTTCCATGAACGATTCCACGCTTGTCAAGACCGTATTTTTATCTATCCCCGTGCTCCTTGCGATCTCGCTTACAATGTCTGCTTTGGTCATATCTCTATTATAGTTATATATAATGTATCCGTCTAATATTTTGGACTGCAAATATATAGCCATTTGAATAATCTGGAAGGGGGGCGCCAAAAAACAGTCCGCGGGGAGGGACGAGCCGTTCGTTCCGGTGGGGGAGGGGTCAGAGCTTGCCGCCGTATTCGTAACCGAGGTCGTCGAGGGCAGTGCGGAGGCGGTCTTCGGTCACGTCGCCCACGACGGTGGCGGTGCCGGTCGGGAGATCGACGCGAACGGACGTCACGCCGTCCAGTTCAGAGAGCCCTTTTTCTACGCGAGCCTGGCAATGGCTGCAACTCATTCCGTTTATTCTAATTCTCATTTCCATATTGGCTTATTCCTTTCTTATTCTATTGGCTGTCGGCCTGTTCCGGCAGCGCGGCGCAAAAATAGACCGAAAACGCGGAGTGAAAAGCCGCGGATAAGCCAAACTGTAGTCGCTTATCGCTCGGGAACGCTCCAGAAACAGTGATTCTAAGCCGAAACCGCCCGGGAATGCTCCAGAAACAGTGATTCTAAGCCGAAACCGCCCGGGAACGCTCCAGAAACAGTGTATCTAAGCTGAAACCACTCGGGAATACTCTAGAAACAGTGTATCTAA
The sequence above is drawn from the Tannerella serpentiformis genome and encodes:
- a CDS encoding Rne/Rng family ribonuclease yields the protein MVSELIVDVKRDEISIAVLEDRSLVELQKEQQSDSFAVGNIYLARIKKLLPGLNAAFVDVGYKKEAFLHYQDLGPTFKTQQKFLKQWRGDPKRRQPVQKVSLQPDIDKDGTIGDALTVGDEILVQIAKEPISTKGPRLTAEISFAGRFLVLIPFADKISVSTKIKSSEERARLRQLIQSVKPKNFSVIVRTSAEGKRVAELDGELRILQKRWEDNILKVAAKTKAPLVIYEETARTVALLRDIFNASFQNIYVNDQHVFESVYDYVSLIAPEQKEIVKLYTGELPIFDNFGVTKQIKSLFGRTVTYKGGAYLIIEHTEAMHVIDVNSGNRVKGNTEQEKTAFNVNIAAAEEIARQLRLRDMGGIIVIDFIDLTEASNRQQLFEHMTKAMANDRAKHNILPLSKFCLMQITRQRVRPILDVQTTESCPSCFGTGVVKSSILFTDNLEGKIDCLVNRHNVKRLTLNVHPYVAAYINKGIFSLAMKWKMKYTHQLKVVPDQSLAFLEYKFYDQDKNELDMQEEKEIVKK
- a CDS encoding heavy-metal-associated domain-containing protein — its product is MRIRINGMSCSHCQARVEKGLSELDGVTSVRVDLPTGTATVVGDVTEDRLRTALDDLGYEYGGKL
- a CDS encoding HU family DNA-binding protein, whose amino-acid sequence is MTKADIVSEIARSTGIDKNTVLTSVESFMEEVKKSLAAGENVYLRGFGSFIVKRRAQKTARNISQNTTMIIPEHDIPSFKPARIFMNQVANK